From a single Bacteroidia bacterium genomic region:
- a CDS encoding two-component regulator propeller domain-containing protein, whose amino-acid sequence MKVSPLAFLMVAWVCCVWGFSVSGQPNELRFEHFGLEDGLPNMSVQALTTDSYGFLWVGTWDGLSKYDGYHFTNFHPSPLDTTTLSFQDVKALDVDADGNVWIATQGGLNRYDPFSGKFRRFLPDQLNPSAIHRRFVNSVYCRKDGSVLAGIDYSTSYNIYNPVCDGFESTEVFGVALDFIEVNGQLWIGTSNGLFTVASGSSIAKPGGSTDAILAELNGRNIRCFQRGLHGEIWIGTLNGLYCYLPEQQKLQHMNLTHGLSHPYVLALTCDKFGGIWAGTSDGLSYLPPGANEFSVFRHNPNNPFSLTNDAVIALHIDESQNLWVGTANGGLNKAQLHLEKKFKTWNHTVFGARNRELMVFHFAEGKNNRLWVATNQGLYLLDKTDKTILDIYSQNLKGKNGLRGNGIFSVYEDGQDNVYVGIMDLGLDIIRLQTGVIDHFPVDTDAPQNIPGKDIRAIKESIFEGRRVIWLGTNSGWSGHDPDQEMIRSVSMKSGANIKWNGYLWDILPEDSTQMLWFISSWGLYQYDLRNETFVIGGWNPLHSGANNLFYPVSIYKNNDHIWLGTYGAGLLYYNLTSQTYQNYRIEHGLPNNMVYGILSDNNQNLWMSTNQGIAKFEQQNGTFTRYSTQDGLQDEEFASGAYLKAADGEMFFGGLNGFTSFYPDSIGEDNSIFQPHVLIQSVKVSGEEIETDTAWQVRREIRLPNYRNQHLEIRFIALDLSRPGKNLYQFKLKGYDQDWSKPSEKTIAQYTRIDPGDYHFMVRGSNSDGVMSPYTADLKIILTPLWYQTYWFQFGAPLAAILLVILYIYLRVQRLRTQEQLRLNYRIAMVKQEALAAQMDHHFTFNSLNSIQRYITDNDKSSAIRYISRFGQLLRRTLDHAKKNYLTIEEELSTLDLYLTLEQLRTKDRFVYEFITDPTVDVYNTEIPTNLLQPYIENAIWHGIMPLEDRQGKIRISFTQTDDILTCTIEDNGIGRKKSAELRAMSQLKHTSKGMELILERIETLNTLDHTHINITVLDLEEFSEETGTRVVVTMPVRA is encoded by the coding sequence ATGAAGGTTTCCCCACTTGCATTTTTAATGGTCGCATGGGTTTGCTGTGTATGGGGGTTTTCTGTTTCTGGTCAGCCCAATGAGTTGCGCTTTGAGCACTTTGGACTGGAAGACGGACTCCCCAATATGTCTGTACAAGCCTTAACCACAGATAGTTATGGTTTTCTCTGGGTAGGGACCTGGGATGGGCTCAGCAAATACGATGGTTATCATTTTACAAACTTCCATCCTTCGCCTCTCGATACGACAACGCTGAGTTTTCAGGATGTCAAGGCGCTGGACGTAGATGCAGATGGGAATGTCTGGATCGCAACCCAGGGCGGGCTCAACCGCTATGACCCGTTTTCGGGCAAATTCAGAAGATTTTTACCCGATCAACTAAACCCTTCGGCTATTCACAGAAGATTTGTCAATTCGGTTTATTGCAGAAAAGACGGATCGGTATTAGCAGGAATAGACTATTCAACCAGCTACAACATCTACAATCCGGTATGTGATGGTTTTGAAAGCACGGAGGTCTTTGGCGTTGCTTTGGACTTCATCGAAGTGAATGGCCAACTTTGGATTGGCACTTCCAATGGGCTTTTTACTGTCGCTTCAGGAAGTAGTATCGCGAAACCCGGTGGGTCAACTGACGCCATTCTGGCTGAGTTGAATGGCAGGAATATTCGCTGTTTCCAGCGCGGCCTGCACGGCGAGATATGGATAGGTACCCTCAACGGGCTTTATTGTTATTTGCCCGAACAACAAAAGCTGCAACACATGAACCTAACACATGGCCTGAGCCATCCCTATGTGCTTGCGCTTACCTGTGACAAATTTGGGGGAATCTGGGCGGGAACTTCTGACGGATTGAGTTACCTGCCACCGGGGGCAAACGAGTTCTCTGTTTTCCGGCACAATCCCAACAACCCTTTCAGTCTCACTAATGATGCTGTCATCGCCCTGCACATAGATGAATCTCAAAATCTTTGGGTGGGAACGGCTAATGGCGGGTTGAATAAAGCGCAACTCCATCTGGAGAAAAAATTCAAAACATGGAATCACACCGTTTTTGGCGCCCGCAACCGGGAACTGATGGTATTCCATTTTGCTGAAGGAAAAAACAACCGGCTTTGGGTTGCGACCAACCAGGGATTATATCTGCTGGATAAAACAGACAAAACCATTCTGGACATTTACAGCCAAAACCTTAAAGGAAAAAACGGGCTTCGCGGCAATGGGATTTTTTCGGTGTATGAAGATGGGCAGGATAATGTATATGTGGGAATCATGGACCTTGGACTAGATATTATCCGGCTGCAAACAGGCGTCATAGACCATTTCCCTGTCGATACGGATGCCCCGCAAAATATTCCCGGCAAAGATATCAGAGCCATAAAAGAATCCATATTTGAGGGGCGGCGCGTAATCTGGTTGGGCACAAACAGTGGATGGAGCGGCCACGATCCGGACCAGGAGATGATCCGATCCGTTTCAATGAAGTCAGGTGCCAACATCAAATGGAATGGCTATTTGTGGGATATTTTACCCGAAGATTCCACCCAAATGTTGTGGTTTATCTCTTCATGGGGGCTCTATCAATATGATCTCCGAAACGAAACATTCGTCATCGGAGGCTGGAATCCGTTACATTCGGGTGCCAATAATCTTTTCTACCCCGTCTCCATTTACAAAAACAACGATCATATCTGGCTCGGAACCTACGGAGCAGGCCTACTATATTACAACCTCACTTCCCAAACCTATCAAAATTACCGGATAGAGCACGGGCTTCCCAATAATATGGTCTATGGCATTCTCAGCGACAATAATCAAAACCTGTGGATGAGCACCAACCAGGGAATTGCGAAGTTTGAGCAGCAAAACGGAACATTTACCCGATACAGCACACAGGATGGACTTCAGGATGAAGAATTTGCCTCAGGCGCATATCTGAAAGCCGCAGACGGAGAAATGTTTTTTGGGGGCTTAAATGGATTTACCAGCTTTTATCCAGACAGTATTGGAGAAGACAACAGCATTTTCCAGCCCCATGTATTGATTCAGTCGGTAAAGGTTTCAGGTGAAGAAATTGAGACAGACACCGCCTGGCAGGTACGCAGAGAAATACGCTTACCCAACTATCGCAACCAGCACCTGGAAATCCGTTTTATCGCGCTGGATCTTTCGCGACCGGGAAAAAATCTCTATCAGTTTAAACTCAAAGGGTATGATCAGGACTGGAGCAAACCCTCAGAAAAAACTATTGCCCAATACACCCGAATTGATCCGGGAGACTACCATTTTATGGTCAGGGGCAGCAACAGCGATGGAGTCATGAGCCCGTACACGGCTGACCTCAAAATTATCCTGACACCACTTTGGTATCAGACCTATTGGTTTCAGTTTGGCGCACCGCTGGCCGCCATTCTGCTGGTTATTCTGTACATTTATCTGCGAGTGCAGCGCCTTCGCACTCAGGAGCAGCTTCGTCTCAACTATCGGATCGCCATGGTAAAACAGGAAGCACTGGCCGCACAGATGGATCATCATTTCACCTTCAACTCACTCAACTCGATTCAACGGTATATTACAGACAACGACAAAAGTTCTGCTATTCGATATATATCTCGTTTTGGCCAATTGCTCCGCCGCACCCTGGATCATGCCAAAAAAAACTACCTGACCATTGAAGAAGAACTCAGTACCCTCGACCTGTATCTGACGCTGGAGCAACTCCGTACCAAAGACCGGTTTGTTTATGAATTTATTACAGATCCAACTGTAGATGTATACAATACAGAAATTCCCACGAATCTCTTGCAGCCATACATAGAGAATGCCATCTGGCATGGGATTATGCCTTTGGAAGACCGTCAGGGAAAAATCAGGATATCATTCACACAGACTGACGATATCCTTACCTGCACGATTGAAGATAATGGGATCGGCAGAAAAAAATCAGCAGAATTGCGCGCCATGAGTCAGTTGAAACATACTTCCAAAGGAATGGAACTGATATTGGAACGAATAGAGACCCTCAACACGCTCGATCATACCCATATCAACATAACTGTACTCGATCTCGAAGAATTTTCGGAAGAGACTGGAACCAGAGTGGTTGTAACCATGCCGGTGAGGGCTTAG
- the glmM gene encoding phosphoglucosamine mutase produces the protein MTLISSISGIRGTIGGTVGDNLTPVDIVHFASAFGTWLTLKSASRIVVVGRDARPSGDMVHHLVTGTLMGLGFQVVDLGLSTTPTVEIAVPELEAAGGIILTASHNPVEWNALKLLNYRGEFVTKKDGVEILEILTNKYYQFTEVQNLGTVTNRDDFVDIHIQKILNMKLVDRYAIGKANLKVVVDGVNSSGGLFVPQLLTALGVKNVVKINCQPNGWFTHNPEPLEKNLSEICDYIRENGADLGIAVDPDVDRLVFIDENGKMFGEEYTLVAIADYILHHQKSAVVSNLSSSRALKDVAEKHGCRYYASAVGEVNVVEIMKRTDALIGGEGNGGIIYPELHYGRDALIGIALFLSHLTKSGITCSALRATYPDYFMAKEKIELNDGINIEALLQAFKKSYQHEKINDVDGIKVDFADSWVHLRLSNTEPIIRVYTEAPTQTQADALAQRIIGEIQSMI, from the coding sequence ATGACATTGATTTCCTCCATTTCTGGTATCAGGGGTACTATCGGCGGTACTGTCGGCGATAATCTTACCCCTGTTGATATTGTTCACTTTGCATCAGCTTTTGGCACCTGGCTTACCCTCAAATCTGCCTCGCGGATTGTGGTTGTCGGTCGAGATGCCCGCCCTTCGGGCGATATGGTTCACCATCTGGTGACCGGTACGCTCATGGGGCTGGGATTTCAGGTCGTTGACCTTGGTCTGTCCACTACGCCTACGGTAGAGATTGCTGTTCCCGAGCTGGAAGCCGCCGGGGGCATTATTCTTACCGCTTCTCACAATCCGGTAGAATGGAATGCGCTGAAACTCCTCAACTATCGGGGTGAATTTGTCACTAAAAAGGATGGCGTCGAAATCCTCGAAATCCTTACCAATAAATACTATCAGTTTACAGAGGTTCAAAACCTCGGTACCGTTACCAACCGCGATGATTTTGTCGATATTCATATTCAGAAGATTTTGAATATGAAGCTCGTAGATCGCTACGCAATCGGAAAAGCTAATCTCAAAGTGGTCGTCGATGGCGTAAATAGCAGCGGGGGCCTTTTTGTTCCTCAACTGCTTACTGCGCTGGGCGTGAAAAATGTGGTGAAAATCAACTGCCAGCCAAACGGATGGTTTACTCACAACCCGGAGCCTCTGGAAAAAAATCTCTCAGAAATCTGCGACTATATCCGTGAAAATGGTGCTGACCTGGGTATTGCTGTTGACCCCGATGTGGACCGCCTGGTGTTTATCGATGAAAATGGCAAAATGTTTGGCGAAGAATATACCCTCGTAGCGATCGCTGACTATATTCTCCACCACCAGAAAAGCGCAGTGGTTTCCAATCTTTCCTCCAGCCGGGCACTGAAAGATGTCGCTGAAAAACATGGCTGCCGCTATTATGCTTCTGCTGTTGGCGAGGTAAATGTGGTTGAAATCATGAAAAGAACTGACGCGCTGATCGGTGGGGAAGGAAATGGGGGTATCATTTATCCTGAACTTCACTACGGGCGCGATGCCCTTATCGGGATAGCCTTGTTTTTATCTCACCTCACCAAGTCTGGCATTACCTGCTCCGCGCTCCGCGCCACGTACCCTGATTATTTTATGGCGAAGGAGAAGATCGAGCTGAATGACGGGATCAATATAGAAGCGTTGCTGCAGGCTTTCAAAAAAAGCTACCAACATGAAAAAATCAATGATGTAGATGGCATAAAGGTGGATTTCGCTGATTCATGGGTGCATCTGCGTCTCTCCAATACTGAGCCGATTATCCGTGTTTATACCGAAGCGCCTACTCAGACCCAGGCAGATGCTCTGGCTCAACGGATTATTGGAGAAATCCAGTCGATGATCTAA